The Providencia sp. PROV188 genome includes a region encoding these proteins:
- the ubiD gene encoding 4-hydroxy-3-polyprenylbenzoate decarboxylase yields MKYRDLRDFIAQLEKQGELKRITMEVDPYLEMTEIADRTLRAGGPALLFENPKGYNMPVLCNLFGTTKRVAMGMGQEDIKALHDVGKLLAFLKEPDPPKGFRDLMDKLPKFKQVLNMPAKRLSSAPCQEEIWAGDDVDLTKIPVMHCWPEDAAPLITWGLTVTKGPHKERQNLGIYRQQVLGKNKVIMRWLSHRGGALDFQEWCQAHPGERFPVAVALGADPATILGAVTPVPDTLSEYAFAGLLRGNKTEVVKCISNDLEVPAGAEIILEGYIEPGEMAPEGPYGDHTGYYNEIDDFPVFTVTHVTQRRDAIYHSTYTGRPPDEPAVLGEALNEVLVPILQKQFPEIVDFYLPPEGCSYRLAVVTMKKQYAGHAKRVMMGVWSYLRQFMYTKFVIVCDDDINARDWKDVIWAITTRMDPARDTVMMENTPIDYLDFASPISGLGSKMGMDATNKWPGETNREWGRPIVMTQSVKSRVDDIWEQLNIIEK; encoded by the coding sequence ATGAAATACCGTGACCTTAGAGATTTCATCGCGCAGCTTGAAAAGCAAGGCGAACTAAAACGCATTACGATGGAAGTCGACCCTTATTTGGAAATGACTGAAATCGCAGATCGTACACTAAGAGCAGGGGGACCAGCCTTACTATTCGAAAACCCTAAAGGCTATAATATGCCCGTTCTGTGTAACTTGTTTGGTACAACCAAGCGCGTTGCTATGGGAATGGGGCAAGAAGATATTAAAGCCTTACATGATGTGGGTAAGTTGCTCGCTTTCTTGAAAGAACCGGATCCTCCTAAGGGTTTTCGTGACTTAATGGACAAGTTGCCGAAATTCAAACAAGTGCTGAATATGCCAGCTAAACGCTTAAGCTCAGCGCCTTGTCAGGAAGAAATTTGGGCAGGTGATGATGTTGATCTGACTAAGATCCCCGTTATGCATTGCTGGCCGGAAGATGCTGCGCCACTGATTACTTGGGGTTTAACGGTCACTAAAGGTCCCCATAAAGAACGCCAAAATTTAGGTATCTATCGCCAGCAAGTCCTTGGCAAAAATAAAGTTATTATGCGTTGGTTATCTCATCGTGGTGGTGCGCTGGATTTCCAGGAGTGGTGTCAGGCACATCCAGGTGAACGATTCCCAGTCGCTGTGGCGCTAGGTGCTGACCCCGCAACGATTTTAGGCGCAGTGACACCAGTTCCTGATACGCTATCTGAATATGCTTTTGCTGGGTTACTCCGAGGCAATAAAACGGAAGTCGTAAAGTGTATTTCTAACGACTTAGAGGTTCCTGCAGGGGCGGAAATTATCCTTGAAGGATATATTGAACCGGGCGAAATGGCACCAGAAGGCCCTTACGGTGACCACACTGGTTATTATAACGAGATTGATGACTTCCCAGTATTTACTGTGACTCATGTGACTCAACGTCGCGATGCGATTTATCACTCTACCTATACAGGCCGTCCACCAGATGAACCTGCAGTATTAGGGGAAGCGCTGAACGAAGTTTTAGTGCCTATTTTGCAAAAGCAGTTCCCTGAAATTGTGGATTTCTATTTGCCACCAGAAGGTTGTTCCTATCGTCTGGCGGTTGTTACCATGAAAAAACAGTATGCAGGACACGCAAAAAGAGTAATGATGGGCGTCTGGTCTTACCTGCGCCAATTTATGTATACGAAGTTCGTGATTGTTTGTGATGATGATATCAATGCTCGTGATTGGAAAGATGTTATTTGGGCCATCACAACACGTATGGATCCTGCTCGTGATACTGTCATGATGGAAAACACGCCGATTGATTATCTCGATTTTGCATCACCGATTTCTGGGCTTGGTTCCAAAATGGGAATGGATGCGACCAATAAATGGCCGGGAGAAACCAACCGTGAATGGGGACGCCCTATTGTCATGACGCAGAGTGTCAAATCCCGCGTAGATGATATCTGGGAACAGTTAAATATTATTGAAAAGTAA
- the ubiE gene encoding bifunctional demethylmenaquinone methyltransferase/2-methoxy-6-polyprenyl-1,4-benzoquinol methylase UbiE: MTEPTKETIDFGFRTVEKEEKAGLVANVFHSVASKYDLMNDLMSFGIHRIWKRFTIEASGVRRNQRVLDLAGGTGDLTAKFSRLVGEKGEVVLADINDSMLKMGREKLRDLGIVGNVNYVQANAEELPFPDNYFDCITISFGLRNVTDKDKALRSMFRVLKPGGRLLVLEFSKPILEPLNKAYDAYSFHILPRIGQVIVNDPESYRYLAESIRMHPNQETLKGMMENAGFEQVSYDNMTGGIVALHKGFKF; this comes from the coding sequence ATGACCGAACCAACAAAAGAAACCATCGATTTTGGTTTCCGTACTGTAGAGAAAGAAGAAAAAGCTGGCCTAGTAGCAAATGTTTTTCACTCTGTAGCCTCTAAATATGACCTGATGAATGACTTAATGTCTTTTGGTATTCATCGTATCTGGAAACGTTTCACAATCGAAGCGAGTGGTGTGCGTCGTAATCAACGCGTACTTGACCTTGCTGGTGGAACTGGTGACCTCACTGCAAAATTCTCTCGCCTTGTGGGTGAAAAAGGTGAAGTGGTTCTCGCAGATATTAACGATTCAATGTTAAAAATGGGACGCGAGAAACTGCGCGATTTAGGCATTGTTGGTAATGTTAATTACGTACAAGCTAACGCAGAAGAGTTGCCATTCCCTGATAACTATTTTGACTGTATTACCATCTCTTTTGGTTTACGTAACGTCACCGATAAAGATAAAGCATTACGCTCCATGTTCCGTGTATTGAAGCCGGGTGGACGCCTGTTAGTGCTTGAGTTCTCTAAACCAATTCTTGAACCACTGAACAAAGCTTACGATGCTTACTCATTCCATATTTTACCGCGTATCGGTCAAGTTATTGTGAATGATCCTGAAAGCTATCGTTACCTTGCTGAATCTATCCGTATGCACCCAAATCAAGAAACCTTGAAAGGGATGATGGAAAACGCAGGTTTTGAGCAAGTCTCTTATGACAATATGACCGGTGGTATTGTTGCATTACATAAAGGGTTTAAATTCTAA
- the tatC gene encoding Sec-independent protein translocase subunit TatC has product MAVNDAQPLISHLIELRKRLLNCLITVLIVFAALAYFSNDIYRLVAAPLIDKLPVGSQMSATDVASTFFTPIKLTMMVSVFVSIPVILYQVWAFIAPALYKHERRLMLPLLVSSSFLFYLGMAFAYFVVFPLAFGFFVKTTPESVNFIPDISKYLSFVMTLFMAFGAAFEVPIAIILLCWTGVTTPESLRRKRPYILVGAFIVGMFLTPPDVLSQTLLAVPMYLLFELGVLLSNFYVGKGRRRGDDEEEPEE; this is encoded by the coding sequence ATGGCTGTCAATGATGCTCAACCACTTATTAGCCACCTGATTGAACTAAGAAAGCGGCTACTAAACTGTTTGATTACGGTATTAATCGTCTTTGCGGCGCTCGCTTATTTTTCAAATGATATTTATCGCCTTGTTGCTGCGCCTTTGATTGATAAGCTGCCTGTTGGTTCTCAAATGAGTGCGACAGACGTAGCATCGACGTTTTTTACTCCGATTAAACTAACCATGATGGTATCTGTATTTGTTTCGATACCCGTCATTTTGTACCAGGTCTGGGCATTTATCGCGCCTGCGCTGTATAAGCATGAACGTCGATTAATGCTGCCGTTACTGGTATCAAGTAGCTTCCTATTTTATTTAGGAATGGCTTTTGCTTACTTTGTGGTATTCCCGTTAGCTTTTGGTTTTTTTGTAAAAACAACACCAGAAAGTGTTAACTTTATACCTGATATCAGCAAATACCTCAGTTTTGTCATGACATTGTTCATGGCATTCGGGGCTGCGTTTGAAGTACCAATTGCGATTATTTTACTATGCTGGACTGGCGTAACGACTCCAGAATCACTTAGACGTAAACGTCCATATATCTTAGTGGGTGCGTTTATTGTCGGGATGTTCCTGACTCCGCCAGATGTTTTATCACAAACTCTACTTGCAGTACCGATGTATTTGCTGTTTGAGCTTGGGGTATTACTGTCTAATTTCTATGTTGGCAAAGGTCGACGTAGAGGTGATGACGAAGAAGAGCCTGAAGAATAA
- the tatB gene encoding Sec-independent protein translocase protein TatB translates to MFDIGFSELLLVAIIGLVVLGPQRLPVAVRTVAGWIRAMRSMAANVQNELSQELKLQELQETLKKVEEKAGLETLSPELKKSMDDLRHAALSLQSGYQATTNDVQSELNKAKEITENYDAAVKESHASSSQTQESDPDPEYAAKMAGVVEEKPASATPTDSKPLDAKVTNSNQTESEK, encoded by the coding sequence GTGTTTGACATAGGTTTTAGTGAACTACTGCTAGTTGCGATCATCGGTCTTGTGGTATTAGGCCCCCAACGTCTACCAGTGGCAGTGAGAACTGTTGCTGGTTGGATTCGTGCTATGCGCTCTATGGCTGCTAATGTCCAGAATGAGCTATCACAAGAACTGAAATTGCAAGAACTGCAAGAGACTCTTAAAAAAGTTGAAGAGAAGGCGGGTTTGGAAACTCTTTCTCCGGAACTTAAAAAGTCGATGGATGACCTGCGTCATGCTGCTTTGTCTTTACAAAGCGGTTATCAGGCAACAACCAATGATGTCCAATCTGAGTTGAACAAAGCAAAAGAGATCACAGAAAACTACGATGCTGCGGTAAAGGAATCCCATGCTAGTTCTTCGCAAACTCAAGAGTCAGATCCTGATCCTGAGTATGCTGCTAAGATGGCTGGCGTTGTTGAAGAAAAACCTGCTTCAGCAACACCAACAGACTCTAAGCCACTCGATGCTAAAGTAACAAACTCCAATCAAACAGAAAGTGAAAAATAA
- the rmuC gene encoding DNA recombination protein RmuC, producing MDTSLLYAIIGALSGILVGGLAVWFSIVQKIAGKERELQEVYRQLAASDEKNVHLALWKEECDRLDQELRTQRDINREQEAELREVMTRFEQTQLANEEKQRILQNSEQRLTAQFENLANRIFEQNERRASEQHQKNLMAMLSPFREQLEGFRQQVQQSYGEEAKERHTLTYEIRQLQQLNNQMTKEAVNLTRALKGDNKIQGNWGETILTRILEVSGLRKGSEFETQVSINTGFNSRYQPDVIIHLPEGKDVVVDAKMSLVAYEHYFNSDDPEQQQQGIKEHVASIRNHMKMLSRKDYHQLPGVRSLDYVLMFIPIEPAYLLALKEAPELLDEGLKLNIMLVCPSTLLVAVRTINNLWRYERQEQNAQEIADRAAKMYDKLRLFIDDMQVLGSSLEKANHTYSSAMKRLAEGRGNLLAQAESFKELGVEVKQSIDPQLAERADKSNCAES from the coding sequence GTGGATACCTCTCTTTTATATGCAATTATTGGCGCCTTAAGTGGCATTTTGGTCGGCGGTTTAGCGGTCTGGTTTTCTATTGTCCAAAAAATAGCGGGAAAAGAACGAGAGCTACAAGAGGTATACCGCCAATTGGCGGCGAGTGATGAAAAAAATGTGCATTTAGCGCTGTGGAAAGAGGAATGTGACAGGCTCGATCAGGAGCTACGTACACAGCGAGATATTAACCGCGAACAAGAAGCAGAGCTGCGGGAAGTGATGACCCGCTTTGAACAGACGCAACTTGCCAATGAAGAAAAACAACGGATTTTACAAAATAGCGAGCAGCGCCTTACGGCTCAGTTCGAAAATCTAGCTAATCGTATTTTTGAGCAGAACGAACGTCGAGCATCCGAACAACATCAGAAAAATTTAATGGCTATGCTGTCACCGTTTCGTGAGCAACTTGAAGGGTTTCGCCAACAGGTGCAGCAAAGCTATGGCGAAGAAGCCAAAGAGCGCCATACACTCACTTATGAAATCCGCCAATTACAGCAGTTAAATAATCAAATGACCAAAGAAGCGGTCAACTTAACTCGAGCCCTAAAAGGAGATAACAAAATCCAAGGGAACTGGGGGGAAACGATTTTAACGCGGATTTTAGAAGTTTCAGGGCTGCGAAAAGGCAGTGAATTTGAAACTCAGGTGAGTATCAACACCGGCTTCAATAGCCGATACCAACCCGATGTGATTATCCATCTTCCTGAAGGCAAGGATGTGGTGGTCGATGCGAAAATGTCGCTGGTGGCTTATGAACACTATTTTAATAGTGATGACCCAGAACAGCAGCAGCAAGGCATAAAAGAGCATGTGGCTTCCATTCGTAACCATATGAAAATGCTCAGTCGCAAGGACTACCATCAATTACCGGGAGTTCGCTCTTTAGATTATGTGCTCATGTTTATTCCGATTGAGCCTGCGTATTTATTAGCATTAAAAGAAGCGCCTGAACTACTTGATGAAGGATTAAAACTGAATATCATGTTGGTTTGCCCATCCACCTTGCTGGTGGCAGTGCGTACCATTAATAATTTATGGCGCTATGAACGGCAAGAGCAAAATGCTCAAGAAATCGCAGATAGAGCCGCTAAAATGTACGATAAGCTGCGTTTATTTATTGATGATATGCAGGTATTGGGCTCGAGTTTAGAGAAAGCAAATCACACTTATTCTTCAGCAATGAAGCGCCTTGCTGAAGGCCGAGGTAATTTGCTTGCTCAAGCGGAAAGTTTTAAAGAGTTAGGTGTGGAAGTTAAGCAATCTATAGACCCTCAGCTAGCTGAGCGGGCTGACAAGTCTAATTGTGCGGAATCTTAG
- the ubiB gene encoding ubiquinone biosynthesis regulatory protein kinase UbiB: MTPGEIKRLYFIIRVFLSYGLDELIPKIKLTLPLRIGRLGFFWIKNKHKDKDLGERLRLALQELGPVWIKFGQMLSTRRDLFPPAIADQLSLLQDKVASFDGKLARRYIEESLGGPLEQWFDNFDEQALASASIAQVHTATLKENGKDVVLKVIRPDILPVIKADIKLMYRIANWVPLLPDGRRLRPKEVVREYEKTLIDELNLLRESANAIQLRRNFENSSMLYIPEVYPDYCRENVMVMERIYGIPVSDIEALEAQGTNMKLLAERGVKVFFTQVFRDSFFHADMHPGNIFVSYDHPEDPLYIGIDCGIVGSLNKEDKRYLAENFIAFFNRDYRKVAELHVDSGWVPPDTNVEDFEFAIRTVCEPIFEKPLAEISFGHVLLNLFNTARRFNMEVQPQLVLLQKTLLYVEGLGRQLYPQLDLWKTAKPFLEDWIHSQVGIPAITKALKEKAPYWAEKMPEIPDLIYGALKQHRFLQSNIEQLTQELKHQRTKQRKSQYLLGIGATFILCGSLFFISDLTRIAAAFMAVGALSWLVGWCKGEDN, encoded by the coding sequence ATGACTCCCGGTGAAATAAAACGTCTTTACTTCATTATTCGGGTATTTCTCTCTTATGGACTAGATGAGCTGATCCCTAAAATTAAGCTGACATTGCCTTTAAGAATCGGGCGGTTAGGTTTTTTCTGGATCAAAAATAAACACAAAGATAAAGATCTTGGTGAACGGTTACGTTTAGCATTGCAAGAATTAGGACCGGTTTGGATAAAATTTGGTCAAATGCTTTCGACCCGCCGAGATTTATTCCCTCCTGCAATTGCTGATCAATTGTCATTGTTACAAGACAAAGTGGCGAGTTTCGATGGTAAATTAGCCCGTCGTTATATTGAAGAGTCACTCGGTGGTCCATTAGAGCAGTGGTTTGATAACTTTGATGAGCAGGCTCTTGCCTCTGCATCGATCGCCCAAGTTCATACTGCAACATTGAAAGAAAATGGCAAAGATGTTGTTTTGAAAGTTATTCGCCCTGATATTTTGCCTGTCATCAAAGCGGACATTAAGCTGATGTACCGTATTGCCAATTGGGTTCCTCTTCTTCCTGATGGACGACGTTTACGTCCTAAAGAAGTTGTGCGCGAGTACGAGAAAACCTTGATTGATGAGCTAAATCTTCTTCGCGAATCTGCTAACGCTATCCAGTTACGACGCAACTTTGAAAACAGCTCTATGCTGTATATCCCAGAAGTTTACCCTGATTATTGCCGTGAAAACGTGATGGTCATGGAGCGTATCTACGGTATTCCTGTTTCGGATATTGAGGCATTAGAAGCGCAAGGTACGAACATGAAATTGCTGGCAGAGCGGGGCGTAAAAGTCTTCTTTACTCAAGTATTTCGTGACAGTTTCTTCCACGCAGATATGCACCCGGGCAACATTTTTGTTAGTTACGATCATCCAGAAGATCCGCTCTACATTGGTATTGATTGTGGGATCGTGGGTTCGCTTAACAAAGAAGATAAGCGCTATTTAGCTGAAAACTTTATTGCCTTCTTTAATCGTGACTATCGTAAAGTCGCTGAATTGCATGTGGATTCTGGTTGGGTTCCGCCAGATACTAATGTTGAAGATTTTGAGTTTGCTATTCGCACCGTTTGTGAGCCTATCTTTGAAAAGCCATTAGCTGAGATTTCATTTGGGCATGTGTTATTGAATCTGTTCAATACCGCTCGTCGATTTAATATGGAAGTTCAGCCGCAATTGGTGTTATTGCAGAAAACCTTATTGTACGTTGAAGGTCTTGGTCGTCAGTTATACCCGCAGTTGGATTTATGGAAAACAGCAAAACCATTCTTAGAGGATTGGATCCATAGCCAAGTGGGTATTCCGGCTATTACCAAAGCGTTAAAGGAAAAAGCGCCATATTGGGCAGAGAAAATGCCAGAAATCCCTGATTTGATCTATGGGGCATTAAAGCAGCACCGTTTCTTGCAGTCCAATATTGAACAGCTTACACAAGAGTTAAAGCACCAACGCACTAAACAACGTAAATCACAGTACCTATTAGGAATTGGGGCGACCTTTATTCTTTGTGGTAGCTTATTCTTTATTTCTGACTTAACCCGAATTGCAGCAGCATTTATGGCTGTAGGTGCATTGTCGTGGCTTGTAGGTTGGTGTAAAGGAGAGGATAATTAA
- a CDS encoding tyrosine-protein phosphatase: MSTKPYLHPSVLPLTGGINFRDLGGKKLSNGGKIKPGVLFRSGALDRLTQDDEKVLQSQNLFQIIDYRDEAEILDKPDVVWSGAHYVHAPANPLAKEVSANLDKLTPEVLEQFDPQAFMFRLYELLPLNNAAYHQLVNMLKQPEKGGLVQHCAVGKDRTGVGSALVLFALGADVNTVMDDYLLTNETLAPFRNHLLEEFSKTMSENVVKKFEYVFSVREEFLQTALKSIENNYGSVDNWLEKDFGLDNAQRGVLQSYFLE; the protein is encoded by the coding sequence ATGTCAACCAAACCTTACCTTCACCCCTCTGTGCTGCCTTTAACCGGTGGAATTAACTTTCGTGATTTAGGGGGAAAAAAACTGTCCAATGGCGGAAAAATAAAGCCCGGTGTTTTATTTCGTTCTGGGGCGCTCGACCGCTTAACCCAAGATGATGAAAAAGTCTTACAGTCACAAAACCTTTTCCAAATTATCGATTATCGCGATGAAGCTGAAATTTTAGATAAACCAGATGTGGTGTGGAGTGGTGCTCATTATGTGCATGCCCCTGCAAACCCGCTGGCAAAAGAAGTGAGTGCAAACCTTGATAAACTCACTCCTGAAGTGCTGGAACAGTTTGATCCTCAAGCCTTTATGTTCCGCCTCTATGAGTTGCTTCCGTTGAACAATGCCGCTTATCACCAATTAGTGAACATGTTGAAGCAGCCAGAAAAAGGTGGGCTTGTGCAACACTGTGCTGTGGGTAAAGACCGGACAGGGGTTGGCTCGGCTCTCGTGCTGTTTGCGCTGGGCGCAGATGTGAATACTGTGATGGATGATTACCTTTTAACGAACGAGACGTTAGCGCCATTTCGTAACCATTTACTCGAAGAATTTTCCAAGACCATGAGTGAAAATGTGGTGAAAAAATTCGAGTATGTATTTTCTGTTCGTGAAGAGTTTTTACAAACTGCATTGAAAAGCATAGAAAATAACTATGGAAGCGTGGATAACTGGCTAGAAAAAGACTTTGGTTTAGATAACGCTCAGCGCGGTGTACTTCAAAGTTACTTCCTCGAATAA
- the pepE gene encoding dipeptidase PepE: MDIFLLSNGKLSGNPVWLSYALPRISEMIERKQIKSAVLVPYAVLRGSHDERAEQLSDALGIKVTSIEHFESPVEAIEQAECILVSGGNTWWLNKCLHENGLIVAIQRAVRERGVPYIGWSAGCNVATPSIRTTNDMPVSNAVIMPSLGLFPMQINPHYIDAHISGHMGETRDERLQEFCVINPHEVVVALREGSGLQIKGNELSYFSGKNEGFKLFQHNKTFPEQFDTVSLKDYVPFDCK, translated from the coding sequence ATGGATATCTTTTTACTGAGTAATGGCAAACTTTCCGGCAACCCTGTATGGCTAAGTTACGCATTACCAAGAATTAGCGAAATGATTGAACGTAAACAGATTAAGTCAGCAGTATTAGTGCCTTATGCTGTTTTACGTGGTTCTCACGATGAGCGTGCAGAGCAGTTAAGCGATGCTTTAGGCATTAAGGTAACTTCGATTGAACATTTTGAAAGCCCAGTCGAAGCCATCGAACAAGCAGAATGTATTCTTGTGAGTGGCGGTAATACATGGTGGTTAAACAAATGCTTGCATGAGAATGGCTTAATTGTTGCTATCCAACGTGCAGTACGTGAACGCGGTGTACCTTACATTGGTTGGAGTGCGGGTTGTAACGTGGCGACCCCAAGTATTCGTACAACGAATGATATGCCTGTGAGCAATGCGGTTATCATGCCGTCTTTAGGGCTGTTTCCAATGCAAATTAACCCACATTATATCGATGCGCATATTTCTGGGCATATGGGTGAAACACGAGATGAGCGCTTACAAGAATTCTGTGTTATTAACCCTCATGAAGTTGTTGTCGCGTTACGCGAAGGTAGCGGATTACAGATCAAAGGAAATGAATTAAGCTACTTCAGTGGTAAAAATGAAGGTTTCAAGCTGTTTCAGCACAACAAAACATTCCCTGAGCAATTTGATACCGTATCATTAAAGGATTATGTTCCGTTTGATTGCAAGTAA
- a CDS encoding DedA family protein produces MSINEIVTVITEFTRAHEVWAIPIVFILAFGESLAFLSLLLPATVILLGLGALIGESEIAFFPIWLAAALGAFFGDWVSYWFGFHYKEKVREMWPISRNPEMIDKGHRFFEKWGVWGIFFGRFFGPLRAVVPLVAGICEMRQRHFQVANLASAMIWAFGILAPGALGLRWFASWMG; encoded by the coding sequence TTGAGTATTAATGAAATTGTCACGGTCATTACAGAATTTACTCGCGCTCATGAAGTGTGGGCGATCCCTATTGTTTTCATTCTTGCGTTTGGTGAATCCCTCGCGTTTTTATCGTTATTACTCCCTGCGACCGTTATTTTACTTGGTCTGGGCGCATTGATTGGTGAAAGTGAAATTGCCTTTTTCCCGATTTGGTTAGCCGCTGCATTAGGTGCATTTTTTGGGGATTGGGTCTCTTATTGGTTTGGTTTTCACTATAAAGAAAAAGTTCGTGAAATGTGGCCAATTTCCCGCAATCCTGAAATGATCGACAAAGGACATCGATTCTTTGAGAAGTGGGGCGTTTGGGGAATATTCTTCGGTCGATTCTTTGGACCATTACGCGCGGTGGTACCGCTTGTTGCAGGGATTTGTGAAATGCGGCAACGACATTTCCAAGTCGCTAACTTAGCCTCTGCGATGATTTGGGCATTTGGTATTTTAGCCCCCGGTGCGCTTGGTTTACGTTGGTTTGCGAGCTGGATGGGATAA
- the rfaH gene encoding transcription/translation regulatory transformer protein RfaH, producing MEKWYLLYCKRGQLDRAVEHLTRQHVTCMTPMTEMEKVVRGKRTVITEALFPNYLFVKFDHEQIHTTTIQSTRGVSHFIRFGALPAEVPEEIIELIQQTPVSHTQSPDLPSQGDSVVITEGIFAGVKAIFNEPNGESRSILLLNILNTTVAKVIDNTQFRKESE from the coding sequence ATGGAAAAATGGTATTTGCTGTATTGCAAACGAGGGCAACTGGATAGAGCGGTTGAGCACTTAACTCGACAGCATGTGACTTGTATGACTCCAATGACTGAAATGGAGAAAGTCGTTCGAGGCAAGCGCACAGTTATTACTGAAGCGTTATTCCCCAATTACCTGTTTGTGAAATTCGACCATGAGCAAATTCATACAACCACCATCCAATCTACACGCGGTGTCAGCCACTTTATTCGCTTTGGCGCATTACCGGCTGAAGTTCCTGAAGAGATAATTGAACTCATACAACAAACGCCCGTCAGCCATACTCAATCACCGGATCTCCCCTCTCAGGGAGATAGTGTTGTCATTACTGAAGGTATTTTTGCCGGCGTTAAGGCCATCTTCAATGAACCAAATGGTGAGTCGCGCTCAATCCTCTTGCTTAACATCTTAAATACCACTGTCGCAAAAGTCATTGATAATACGCAATTTAGAAAAGAGTCTGAATAA
- a CDS encoding ubiquinone biosynthesis accessory factor UbiJ: MEAPSAHIENPNTVLYSLMTALMETSLNHMLFKEKVLQPARMRLAGKVMGIELKELNKTLTLIFAENHVDVLSEWQEPADCTIKTSLFTLIKLKDKQQLSQLINNGDIVIEGDMQIVQHWSSLLDLAIWNPAHYLSPYIGDIAAEGISKVLGKGACLASRLVSRQKTYVKDIILEEWKMAPSQLELVHFSDEVEQVSNSMSQLEQRLNQLEEKNDSR; the protein is encoded by the coding sequence ATGGAAGCACCATCAGCGCATATTGAAAATCCTAATACTGTTTTATATTCCTTGATGACGGCATTAATGGAAACCTCCTTGAACCATATGTTGTTCAAGGAAAAAGTCCTGCAACCTGCAAGAATGCGTTTAGCAGGTAAAGTGATGGGGATTGAGCTTAAAGAGCTGAATAAAACTCTGACACTTATTTTTGCTGAAAATCATGTAGATGTATTAAGTGAATGGCAGGAACCTGCAGATTGCACTATCAAAACGTCACTGTTTACGTTGATTAAGTTGAAAGATAAGCAGCAGCTTTCACAACTTATCAATAATGGCGACATTGTGATTGAAGGCGATATGCAAATTGTTCAACACTGGTCTTCATTACTGGATTTAGCTATCTGGAACCCAGCTCATTATTTATCGCCTTATATTGGTGATATTGCGGCAGAAGGCATCAGTAAAGTGTTGGGTAAAGGAGCTTGCCTCGCTTCTCGATTAGTTAGTCGTCAAAAAACATACGTTAAAGACATTATTCTGGAAGAGTGGAAAATGGCACCAAGTCAGCTGGAATTAGTGCACTTTAGCGATGAAGTTGAGCAGGTTTCAAATTCAATGAGTCAGTTAGAACAACGACTCAATCAGTTGGAGGAGAAGAATGACTCCCGGTGA
- the tatA gene encoding twin-arginine translocase TatA/TatE family subunit: protein MESTFAMAAFGSPWQLIIIALLIILIFGTKKLRSLGSDLGESLKGFKKAMSDDEAAKAKAEQEKQDADFAPKNITEQQAPEKKDSPVESKNKEQG from the coding sequence ATGGAATCAACTTTTGCAATGGCTGCTTTCGGTAGTCCTTGGCAATTAATTATCATTGCTTTGCTTATCATTTTAATTTTCGGCACCAAGAAATTACGTTCTTTAGGTTCTGATCTGGGCGAATCACTTAAGGGCTTCAAAAAAGCAATGAGCGATGATGAAGCTGCAAAAGCGAAAGCAGAGCAAGAGAAGCAAGATGCTGATTTTGCACCGAAAAACATCACTGAACAACAGGCTCCTGAGAAAAAAGACAGCCCAGTTGAGAGCAAAAATAAAGAGCAGGGATAA